The genomic window GCTAGACGTTCAATATCAAAATGCAACTGTCTGGGGCAAATTGATTACCAACTTTGCAGGCCCCATGAATAACTTTATCCTAGGAGTTGTCGTCTTCTGGATTTTGATTTTCATGCAAGGTGGTGTTCGTGATACACAAAGTAATAACTTTAGTATCATCCCTGATAGCGCGATAGCAAAAGTCGGCCTTGAAAATACGGCCCAAATCACTAAAGTCGGTTCACACGAAATCAGTAACTGGCAAGATTTGATTCAGGCAGTGGAAGCAGAGACCAAGGATAAAACAGCACCTGTTTTAGATGTGACAGTCTCTGAAAATGGAACTGAAAAACAAGTCAGTGTGACACCTGAGGAAAGCCAAGGGCGTTATATTTTGGGTGTTCAACCGAGACTTAAATCGGATATCTGGTCTATGTTTGTAGGTGGATTCACATCTGCAGCTGACTCAGCTTTGCGCATTCTCAATGCCTTGAAAAACTTGATTTTCCAACCTGACTTGAATAAGTTAGGTGGACCTGTTGCAATCTTTAAGGCAAGTAGCGATGCTGCTAAAAATGGTCTTGAGAATGTTTTGTTCTTCTTGGCTATGATTTCTATCAATATCGGGATTTTCAACTTGATTCCTATCCCGGCACTTGATGGTGGGAAAATCGTGCTCAATATTATTGAAGCTATTCGCCGCAAACCACTGAAACAAGAAATTGAAACCTATGTTACTCTAGTTGGAGTTGTGATTATGGTTGTCTTGATGATCGCCGTTACATGGAACGACATCATGCGAACCTTCTTTTAAGAATTAGAGGAAAAATATGAAACAAAGTAAAATGCTAATCCCAACGCTTCGCGAAATGCCAAGCGATGCTCAAGTTATCAGCCACGCTCTTATGTTGCGTGCTGGTTATGTTCGTCAAGTATCAGCAGGAGTCTATTCTTACCTGCCACTTGCTAACCGTGTTATCGAAAAAGCTAAGAAGATCATGCGTCAAGAATTTGACAAGATTGGTGCTGTTGAGATGTTGGCTCCAGCCCTTC from Streptococcus sp. oral taxon 061 includes these protein-coding regions:
- the rseP gene encoding RIP metalloprotease RseP, whose amino-acid sequence is MLGLLTFILVFGIIVVVHEFGHFYFAKKSGILVREFAIGMGPKIFAHIGKDGTAYTIRLLPLGGYVRMAGWGEDTTEIKTGTPVSLTLAEDGKVKRINLSGKKVDQTALPMQVTQFDFEDKLFITGLVLEEEKTFSVDHDATIVEADGTEVRIAPLDVQYQNATVWGKLITNFAGPMNNFILGVVVFWILIFMQGGVRDTQSNNFSIIPDSAIAKVGLENTAQITKVGSHEISNWQDLIQAVEAETKDKTAPVLDVTVSENGTEKQVSVTPEESQGRYILGVQPRLKSDIWSMFVGGFTSAADSALRILNALKNLIFQPDLNKLGGPVAIFKASSDAAKNGLENVLFFLAMISINIGIFNLIPIPALDGGKIVLNIIEAIRRKPLKQEIETYVTLVGVVIMVVLMIAVTWNDIMRTFF